A window of the Juglans microcarpa x Juglans regia isolate MS1-56 chromosome 5D, Jm3101_v1.0, whole genome shotgun sequence genome harbors these coding sequences:
- the LOC121265155 gene encoding LOW QUALITY PROTEIN: protein STRICTOSIDINE SYNTHASE-LIKE 2-like (The sequence of the model RefSeq protein was modified relative to this genomic sequence to represent the inferred CDS: inserted 1 base in 1 codon) translates to MRVLFAATIVILISAFIAFNRSRSYSSQATSDVEDSADAHLWRFEAVPIEGAVGPESFAFDPHGGGPYTGVSDGRIIKWQQSERRWIDFAVTSPERDGCGGPHDDEQTEHVCGRPLGLRFNATTGNLYIADAYMGLLVVGPAGGVAEKVATHAHEPPNFVFTNSLDIDPRHGVVYFSDSSSQYERRNYLSVILSGDKTGRLMKYDPGTKQVTVLLKNLSFPNGVVLSENGHYILLAETSNCRIMRYWLESPKAGTFEVFAQLPGFPDNINRSPXGGYWVAIHSRRGRLLELVLSNPWIGNAVLKLPFNIMKAYSHLTRWMGSSSALAVRLSEKGEILEILEDKSGNKWRSIAEAEEKDGTLWIGSIDMPFAGRYKL, encoded by the exons ATGAGAGTCTTGTTTGCAGCAACCATCGTAATCCTCATCTCTGCCTTCATAGCCTTTAACCGAAGCAGATCATATTCCTCTCAAGCAACATCAGACGTTGAAGACTCAGCCGATGCCCATTTATGGCGATTTGAAGCTGTTCCGATTGAGGGTGCAGTTGGACCGGAGAGCTTCGCTTTTGACCCGCATGGCGGAGGGCCCTATACCGGCGTATCGGATGGCCGAATCATCAAATGGCAGCAAAGTGAACGGCGTTGGATCGATTTTGCCGTAACTTCTCCAGAGAG GGATGGTTGTGGAGGGCCACACGATGACGAACAAACAGAGCACGTTTGTGGGCGACCATTGGGGTTGCGCTTCAACGCAACCACGGGTAATCTATATATTGCTGATGCTTACATGGGCCTACTTGTCGTAGGGCCTGCCGGCGGTGTGGCCGAAAAGGTGGCAACACATGCACATGAGCCTCCTAACTTCGTCTTCACCAACAGCTTGGACATTGACCCTCGCCACGGTGTGGTGTATTTTAGTGACAGCAGCTCTCAGTACGAAAGGAG GAATTACCTGTCAGTGATATTAAGTGGGGATAAAACAGGAAGGCTGATGAAATATGACCCAGGAACCAAACAAGTGACCGTTCTTCTAAAGAATCTCTCCTTCCCAAATGGTGTGGTATTGAGTGAGAATGGCCACTACATTCTACTTGCAGAGACCAGTAATTGCAGAATCATGAGGTATTGGCTAGAATCACCAAAAGCCGGAACTTTTGAAGTCTTTGCTCAACTCCCAGGGTTTCCAGACAACATTAATAGGAGTC AGGGAGGATATTGGGTTGCAATTCATTCGAGAAGAGGAAGGCTATTGGAATTGGTTCTTTCCAATCCTTGGATAGGAAATGCTGTGCTTAAGCTTCCTTTCAACATAATGAAAGCCTATTCGCACTTAACTAGATGGATGGGATCCTCAAGTGCATTGGCAGTGAGATTGAGTGAGAAAGGTGAAATATTGGAAATACTTGAAGACAAAAGTGGGAATAAATGGAGGTCTATTGCTGAAGCGGAAGAGAAAGACGGAACTCTATGGATTGGATCAATAGATATGCCCTTTGCAGGCAGgtataagttataa